A portion of the Anoplopoma fimbria isolate UVic2021 breed Golden Eagle Sablefish chromosome 15, Afim_UVic_2022, whole genome shotgun sequence genome contains these proteins:
- the arg2 gene encoding arginase-2, mitochondrial has translation MALRGPLSRLLRSQLGHACQQSRAQSVAVLGAPFSRGQKRGGVEHGPKVIRDAGLIERLSGLDYSVHDFGDLKFHHLENDEPYMDVKFPRTVGAANKTVAGAVSRAVRAGHTLVMLGGDHSLAIGSVAGHAQQCPDLCLIWVDAHADINTPMTSPTGNLHGQPVAFMLKELQDKMPDIPGFSWMKPFLSSRDLVYIGLRDVDPGEHHILKALGIQYFTMRDIDRLGIQRVMEVTLDHLLSRKQRPIHLSFDVDAFDPSLAPATGTPVNGGLTYREGIYVTEEIHNTGLLSVMDLVEVNPMLGASREAVEATASLAVDVIVSSLGHTREGAHASIDEIPSVKDDTEQLRL, from the exons atggcttTGAGAGGACCTTTATCCCGTCTTCTGAGATCTCAACTGGGCCACGCTTGCCAACAAAGCAGAGCCCAATCCGTGGCTGTGCTGGGAGCTCCTTTCTCAAGAGGACAG AAACGAGGAGGTGTGGAGCACGGCCCTAAAGTCATCAGAGATGCGGGGCTCATCGAGAGGCTCTCCGGGTTAG ACTACTCCGTCCACGACTTCGGCGACCTCAAATTCCACCACCTTGAGAACGATGAACCCTACATGGATGTCAAGTTCCCTCGCACTGTTGGTGCAGCAAATAAGACGGTGGCCGGCGCAGTGAGCAGAGCTGTCAGAGCCGGACACACCCTTGTCATGCTCGGAGGTGATCACAG CCTTGCCATCGGCTCGGTGGCAGGCCATGCCCAGCAGTGTCCTGACCTGTGTCTCATCTGGGTCGATGCTCATGCTGACATAAACACGCCGATGACTTCTCCAACGGGAAACCTTCACGGCCAGCCGGTGGCATTCATGCTCAAAGAGCTGCAAGACAAG ATGCCAGATATCCCAGGGTTCTCCTGGATGAAGCCGTTCCTCTCCTCGAGGGACCTGGTGTACATCGGACTGCGTGACGTCGACCCCGGAGAGCA CCACATCCTGAAGGCCCTGGGTATCCAGTACTTCACCATGAGGGACATCGACAGACTCGGCATCCAAAGGGTCATGGAAGTCACTCTTGACCATCTTTTGTCAAG AAAACAGCGACCGATCCACTTGAGCTTTGACGTCGATGCATTCGACCCGTCTCTGGCTCCGGCAACAGGAACACCAGTGAACGGCGGTTTGACCTACAGGGAGGGGATCTACGTCACAGAGGAAATCCATAACACAG GTCTGCTGTCAGTCATGGACCTGGTGGAGGTCAATCCAATGCTGGGTGCCAGCCGTGAAGCCGTGGAGGCCACCGCCTCTCTAGCGGTGGACGTCATCGTGTCGTCTCTGGGACACACGAGGGAAGGCGCTCACGCATCCATCGACGAGATTCCCTCTGTGAAGGACGACACGGAGCAGCTTCGCCTCTGA